The Silene latifolia isolate original U9 population chromosome 4, ASM4854445v1, whole genome shotgun sequence region TGATCAAAAAGGTCATCGATACGGGGTAGAGGGTACTTGTTCTTTActgtaacacggttaagctctcggtagtcgatgcacaaccgcatagaaccatccttcttcttcacaaagaggacAGGGGCACCCCAAGCCGAGGAGCTAGGGCGGATAAAGTCCTTCTCGATCATCTCATCCAATCGCTTCAGCGATTCTTGTAACTCAGCAGGGCCATACGacacggggctttagcaatcggaccgTGCCAGGCACAGatcgatagagaactcaacatctCGCTCGGGAGGAATACGGGTAAGTCTTCGGGAAAAACATCGGGGTACTCGTTCACGATACGAACCTCCTTAAGCTCAGGTAACTCAGTAGATGAAGAAACAGAGCATAGAAACACTTGACAACCCTTCCTTTGTAGACTCATCAGATTCAAGGCAGAAACGATCTTTATACCCTCCTGACGTCTTCCACCATGGTGGGTAACTCGGCTACCGCAGGGACTCTTCAAGGAAATCTTCTGATCTCGGCACTGGAAACGAGCGTCATAAAGGGCGGCCAATCTATACCAAGGATCACATCGAACTCACCCGGAGGGAAGTCAAAAGAGTGGTGGGAAAGACCTCACCGGCGATGAGAATAGGCACGTCAACATATGCCTTAACACAAGATATAGCTTCACCAGAAGGTAAAGATATGGGAACAGGCTCAGCAGAATGGATACCAGGGATGCTTTTTGGTAATTTAGAGGATATGACGGATATAGATGCACCAGTGTCAAACAGAATAAAAGCATGACGTCCAGAAACAAGGTACGTACCGGTAATCACATCCGGGTTAGCCTCGGCATCAGCTCGGCTCAGCACAAATATACGACCTTTACGGCGAGCAGCACCTCCAGTCTTTGCGGTCGTGGCGAAAAGAAATAGTCTTAACCATTGATGTACCAAGTATCATTCTTGGGCATCGGTTAGCTTTATGACCGGTTCATTGCACTTGAAGCGAGACAATAGGGTCACCACCACAAGTAAGCCCAGGATGATAAGGGTCACCGCAAGAATAGCAAACGGCATCCTTCTTCACGAAGTCTTTCTTCTCATCAGTCTTCTTCGGGCGGGTCGGGAGGTAAAGTGAGGTTTCTTAGGTCGAACCTCCGGGAGATTTATTCCTCTTGGGAGCGAGAATAAGTAGGAGAAGAAAAAGGCCTCTTACGAGATGGTACATTAACGGGGGCAGCCTCCTCCTTGATTCGAGCTAAGGATCTCTCATTTAGCAAGGCGACATTGTAGATCTTCTCTACGGTATCCAGGTCTTTAGGCATCAAATGAGTGACCTCGGCTTTCAGCTTCTGCGATAATAGAAAACCCTTCGGGCCTCATCGGGAGCGGCTCCTCGGCAAAGTGCGCAAGGCGTTGAAAAGGTCGGTGAAGTCTTGGGTGATAGGTTTCCCGCTTGCATTCCATGAACTCTTCGATCTTCCGGTGTTTTAGTTCTTCAGGGTAAAATCTTCTCTCAAGCATGGTGACGAATTCGGTCCATCCGAACCCAGGTGCTAGTGCGGGCGCGGAACCAACAATTCTCCACCAATGGTCGGCTTCACCTTGCAGATAATGGACGGCAGGTTCACCATGTCTTTGGTTTGGGACCTCGCATGATTTCAAACTGTCGCTCCATCTGTCCGATCCACGACCTTAGAGCCTCGGGGTCAATGACACCCTTGAAGAAGGTCAATCTGCTCTTCGCCATCCTGTCCGGCACTCGGGAAAAATCGAACTCTCGCCGTCCACCGTTTCCTCTACCGCGAGGCCAAGTCTTCGATCCGTTGGTCGATGATTAAGCGAGTTGATGATCGCTTGGTTGATTCTTTCTCGATCCGGAATCTCTTCCTGTTGACATCCACGTCCACGTCCACGTCCGCGTCCGGCCATCTTAAAAGAACGTTAACACTTAGTCAATGCTAAGCAGCGATTTGCAAAAACAGATAAACTAGCATCCAAGTCCTTATtggtttctacccatctctcactaaattatttattagGCATAATCCTACAGATCAATGTGTGAGCGTTGGGAGCAAGCGATGCTCGATACCAACCGTAATCCCCTATAAATCTAGTGCAAAAATGTGGCGGAATCACCGCCGAACGGGATTAATAACACAATGATAAAAGTCTAATCGATAAAAATTGAGAATATAAAATTCTCAATTATGAAGATTTGCAAAGCTCGGTCAAATACAAATGCCACTTTCCTAGAAAAAGGGCTAAAACAAAAATCCTCAAAGTGTTCAACTGAAAACATAAAGAAGAACAGGGTAGGATCTTGGACTACTCGCTAGCTCTCACACCGATATCCCATCCATAAGAAtactgtcatgttataaacataatgaCCCACATCGATGGGGAGTAACTAGGCGTTCTCCAAACCATGTTACACAATATAAATGGTATAGAAGAAATAATATATCAAAATAGATTGAAGTATTATAACAAACGTAATTAAaatatgatatcaaaattacgaTCGGAACAAATCGTCTTTGCATGCTTAACAAAGACAAAATTCCTCAAACAACgagaatggaaataatatagttcgAGACTTAGATTTTAACATCTTGGCAATCATGCTAAAAACCGTAGACCCCTCAGCCTACCATGTGCTAATTGTTGGGGACCCGCTCGACCaacccactagtcacaaaccataacggaACCCTGCTCAGCCCcggtctaagtacatgtacatgactctacgacaatctgtaccaACGGAACCCTGCTCAGCCCCGGGGTAACAAATCAAATGGTGGTAAGAAACCGTATACCTCAGTTTATTATTCCTTGCCTTCCCTtcaattattccaaacttaaaaatacCCAAAAGGTAGTATCTCATTTCaaggttcgtaagtgaactactcTTTTATTATCTCGAGTGAAAACTTTTAACTGTATAATTATAAGGTATAAAATGATTTCGAAGTTTACATATGATAAAGCTACTGCTTTATACTTTAAATCAAGTCTAAATGAAAGTACTTTATGAAGATATGTATTATTTAGGCCTTTATTGAGACTTAGTCATAAAAACAGTTTTACAAAAAAAGAAAGACCTTAcggtaaaattcataattaaatatataaaaatagAAATGATGCAAGGTCAATTTTCATGGTTTCCAGAAGGTTTTAGCTACAACTTTTATTCTTTGATAAACTTGTAATGACGAAAGTAGCAGGGGTATATAAATTGATTTGCAGAATCAGTCATAAAATGATAACCAGAATATCTTAATTTATAAATCGACTTTTAGAATATATTTTGAGGTAAATTAAAATTTTACAGGATACTAGACATCCTAAAGTTTATTCATGAAATATATAAGCTTATGTTTCGAAGGATAAATATGTTTTTCAAATTAAACTTTGAGCTAAAGACAGAATTGTTGTATTCTGGATAGATGTTCACAAATATTTTCTTCTGATCAAACCACACGTCCAAATGATATGAAATTTTTTGTGTAGATCCTAGTCTTGAAAATAACAGGACTTTATTCACAACATTTTTAATTATTCGAAATATAAACAGGGGATATAAATTTTACAAACAGACTGTCAGAATCGTTTATCAAATTTCGGTTTTGACTAAAACTTCCAAtttactttaaattacgaaatgaAGGTTTCGAGGGCTAAAAATTTAACACAACCGTAATATATAATGTCTCAGCcttatattaaaatttcataaattgttaatttagtaTAAGTAttttaaaactaattaaaacagtCCAAGTATACTATATTTGCAAGAATTGCAACAATAATGTAAAATacgaaataaatactttaaatgcgAAACAATTACTATAAAAATTCATGGTGACTTATAATATGTCAAATGTTCCAGAAAAGTAATTTATAGCCATTTTACTCATAATTTCGAAATTGGTTATTATCAATTTATAGTCCAAATTATTAGTAAGTCCTCTAAATGTCAAAGTTCTTAACACAAGCAACTACAACAAATATATGGTAACACCGAGTAACGTCCTTTGTTACCTTAGTTGTCAAGGTCCGAGTCGATTAAATACTCGTCTTCTTCAGAGTCTTCTTGATAACctataaaataaaaacacataTGGTATATTGCTCCATATGTCACGATTAAGTATATGAAATAAAACTATGATGACTATAAAACTACCttgactattattattactattcttACCAAAGTAGAAGAGATTACCAATAACAATTAGAGTTTTGAAGGAAAGGAATAGGATGAATTCTCTTGATATGTTTCTCCTAAATTATGGTGGAAAACAAGCTTGTAAACTAGTAAAAAGAGTAGAAGAATTGATTCAAATTGCAAGAGCTTTGAAGTATGAATTGTAGTAGTTTGTAGTAAGAAATGAAGAGGAAAATGGAGTCCTTTAAATAGAGCAAGTGACCAGCCAAAGCAAGGCACAATTATTGGTAAATTccacccaaaaataaaataaggaagctATGAAGAAAAGGGGCCGAACTATGGTATAGATTAGGGTTGTTTTTGCAATAAAATAAAATGTAGGAGGCAAGCTAGATGGCCTCTAAAATCTGGTGGGTGTATTATGTAGGGATCACTTTGATCTTATAATATATGTATAAGACAATTACAAAATATTACGGGTTTGACGGAATTAAATTACGAGTCAAAAAGGATAAATTACGCATCAAGAGCGAACACCGATTATAaaacgaatttaattaaataattaaatcaaATCCGTACTTGAAGGATTAAAATTACATCTCATAATttaaaagtgaaaaaaaaatgagattagaaaatttgcgggtgttacaagatctactttgattaggataattttctcataatttattaagaggaaaagctagatctacacttattaggataatgataataattttatataaaaattattttatatataGGAATTCTTAAAAAGTTGgaaattattttatatataggaattctaaaaaagttggactgtATGTATGTATTGATTGATTATTGGATTTACCTAAATACCTAATACGAGTAATAACCTAGAAGATCTCCTTGGTGAACAAGGAAGTCAATACATAAACCCTATAAAAGCTCAACTCTTATTCTTATAACTCTATGCACAAAAACTTGgcataattatttattataataatGTCAAAGAGAAGAAAAGAAACAAGGGTTCCATTGCTATACCTTCCTCAAAATATCATGGAGGAAATATTTCACAAGTTGTCCTATGAAGCCATGATACGGTCCAAATTAGTGTGTAAGGAATGGAATTCCATAATTTCTTGTCCAAACTTCATAAATGATGATTATAATTACCGTCGATTAACAGAGGGTAATCATCTGTTCATCTTTGATTACGATAGATGGGAAAGGAAATCAAGGATTTACACCTCAAGTTATAATAACATTGTAAAGGAACAATCGTATTTAACGTCTATGAGGCTCCCCGTAAAAGATACTCCTAGATGGACTCAACCGAGGATCTTTGGATCGTATAATGGTTTGGTTGCTGTATCATTCGAGGATCAGTTGATATTATGGAACCCTTTAACAAGAAAACATTCATCGGTTAATTGGTATATTCATGACGACGATGGTGGACATAGACTTTTATACGGGCTGTGCTATGATGTTGGAAGGGATGAGTATAAAGTGGTAATTGGATCGAACTATCAAAGCCCACCCGTTTCGCCCTCGAATTTTGACCGCCTGGAAATATATGAAACAATACATGTTTCCCTTTGCAATTTCAAGGATGGTCGTTGGGGGACAGTGAATAGTGACTCTTTGGGTATTCGTCTATTAGACAGATGGTTATATATCGGAAAGGTCGTTTATGGATTGCCACATTGGGTTGTCGAATTTTACGATTTTATAGACCCGTTTGTAAAAAAGGAGATACTTTATTTCGATCTGAAAGACGAAAAATTTAAGCAAATGAAACGTCCTTACAACAATCGTGACGATAAAAAGTTGCTTGGGTTGGCGGCTATAGATGATGAAAACCAACTTGGTTGTGTTTTTCGTGATGGATTTAGTTCGTCAATAGAGGTATGGGTTATGAAGGAGTATGGGAACTCGGAATCGTGGACTAATTTGTTCACGATTCCGAGTTTATATACTACTGCTAATCATAGTTCGATTATGGATATGGATGTCATGGGATTTACGCCGAATGGGGAGTTATTGCTTTATGTGAATGGTAATCGATTATGGATTTATGATTTTCAAAAAGGAAATTGCCATGCAATTAAGTATAAAGACTTAAAATTTGATGTGGTGATTACATATGAGCCCAAGTTGATTTCTCCACCCGAGCCTTCAAAACACTTGAATAAAGAATACAAAGATGAAGACGAAGTCAATGATGACACATACTATTAGCAGAGGGTGCATATCGTAGAAGGCAGTGACCATATAGCCATATAGGCTGTTCGTATTAAGGCATATGCATATTTATTTCTTTGATGATATATGATCTTTAGCACTTCGAAAAATTATAcgcattttttttattaataataagAGTATTATTACAGAACGATGCATTATGTGGGTTCTAGGAGTTCCATGCTTTCATTCATGAAAAACGCATACCTTTATGATTCGGCTACTAATACTCGAAAAAATGGATACTGACAAAGTTGCTAATTAAGGCTCTGTTTTGGCAAAACTACTGAAAAGAATTTGAAACCGAAAAGGTATTTAAAAACGAAAAAAGCTAATCGAAACCGATAAGTtaagcgattatataaaaatgtgtttggcaaaccAAATTGAAAAAGGTatttgattttggtaaaatgacgtaaaaggatatgaaaattatttaatattatagaataaaggggtaccaaatggaaaataagtcatttttagtcgatttctcaaatgctacctgaggtagcatttcatttcaggtaccttatttgaccaaataagctacttgtcaaacacTTGTAAAAAAaccaggtagctgaaattttggtcaaataagctactttggtcaaataagctacctgaagtgtcgtgccaaacggagcctaagaCTAATGTTTTTGATGTACAAATCTTCAGTATCATTTATGTGCAATGATAGTGATAACGCGGGTAGAGGTCGTCGTACCCGATCAAACAAATTCTCAACTAGtaaagggtagtcgaggtcgaaccacaaggagcaaAGGTGATTtactaattgtctaaattcttaTGTTTAGCTAggggtgattactaattgtctaaattcttaTGTTTAGCTAAGTCAAGCAATGATTGAAAGATTGATTAtctaattaaactaaactaaataacaagtgaATTGaaataactaatgcaaatgctaaAGAATAAAAGCAAGCTAATTTAATGCGGTTCTACTCAATAAATTAAGGACCTAGGGCACGACTCAACCACCGACATTCGTAATAAATCATGAGTTCTTTCAACTAGTTGTTAAGGGGTAAGTGTATTGGGTGCATGGAGACGCCTCTAATTCGCCCACCAACTCCCTCTCGGGCTCATGGTGGGACACTAGTGATACCGaatcaactccctcccgggctcatgactcgATTTCCCCCGACTCAAGACTCAAGGCTCGCCAAAGTGGGCCCACTCCGCTCACCTCTCATCAAGATCAAGAGCTTAAGCACGCGATAAACTCCCGGTCATCCCTACCCTTCTCCCGAAGGCGAACTTCAAACCGGAAAACAAAGGCACCTCACTTGGgttctccctcccgggctcaaccCAAGTCGGCACACGACTAAAAAGGGGTAATGTAATCAatcccaacctaaccaactcccgttggtggacaagggtcaaaacCGACAATTACTCCCAAATAGACACAACAATTCAATTCCTTTGTTTAAACCCAACAACCCCTCCTCAACAACTAatttaatgaaactcaattaGATAAATTACTCATGTTAGGGTCTAATCGCACCCGAATGAGGAGACTAGTCACTAATCATGTTGATTAAGCTACTCATTAACAATAACGATGAAATAAATATAATTAAGACAAGAAAGATTAAAactataaacta contains the following coding sequences:
- the LOC141651083 gene encoding F-box protein CPR1-like, encoding MRLPVKDTPRWTQPRIFGSYNGLVAVSFEDQLILWNPLTRKHSSVNWYIHDDDGGHRLLYGLCYDVGRDEYKVVIGSNYQSPPVSPSNFDRLEIYETIHVSLCNFKDGRWGTVNSDSLGIRLLDRWLYIGKVVYGLPHWVVEFYDFIDPFVKKEILYFDLKDEKFKQMKRPYNNRDDKKLLGLAAIDDENQLGCVFRDGFSSSIEVWVMKEYGNSESWTNLFTIPSLYTTANHSSIMDMDVMGFTPNGELLLYVNGNRLWIYDFQKGNCHAIKYKDLKFDVVITYEPKLISPPEPSKHLNKEYKDEDEVNDDTYY